TTTATGCTGCAGTTTGTATAGGGCTTGCAACTTTTCATTGAGCGTTAATTTTTCGGGATCGGCTTCAATGGTAGCTGCACTATCTTCGGCTGTCTCCAAAATGTCTTCCAACTCTATAACAACACTGTTTAAGCGATTCCAAGCGATTCAAATTCCGAAGAAAAACTCAACTTCCCCAAGGCCGCGCTTCCTTCAGCGTAGTGAGACTCCCTATTTGTTCTTCGGAAAGTAATTGAACTATTTTTGAAAGAGATTCCTGAATTTCTTCGGTATTGGAAAGCGTTTCATAGGTTTCTTCCAACTCCTGCTGATTTATTTTTTCGAGCTCTATTTCTTTCAGTTCATTGTACAAAAAGGTATTGTAATCTAATTCCTTCGTAGCGTTTTCCTGGGTATTTTTTAACGCCGAAAGTTCTTCTGAAAGTGCTTTGTATTGCTCTAATTTCTGGGAATACTTTTGAAGCTCTTCCGAAGTATTTGCCAACGCATCTATCACTTCCAACTGAAATGTTTCAGACGAAAGGGTCAGGGTCTCATGCTGACTGTGAATATCGACCAAATGCGGCCCCAATGCCTGCAACTGTTGCAACATCACCGGCGTGTCATTTACGAAGGCTCTCGATTTTCCATTGGGCAAAATTTCCCGACGGATAATTGTATGCGACTCGTAATCCAGATCGTTTTCATCAAAAACCGATTGTAGATTGTATCCATCCAAGGCAAATTCGGCTTCGATAATACATTTTTTTGAAGAATTCTTTACACTGCTCAAATCTGCTCTCTTTCCCAACACCAATGCCAAGGCTCCCAATAAAATAGATTTACCGGCTCCTGTTTCCCCTGTAATGATAGTAAGTCCCTTGTTGAAATCAACACGGATATCATCGATTAAGGCATAGTTTTTTATGGAAAGTGTGGTAATCACAACCGCAAATTAAGTTAGAAAAAGCACAATAGCTTGACAACTTCTAAAATAGAAGAGTTTTATTATTCCTGCAAGAAAAAGGAGGGTTGTTTAAAACTTAATTTCGGTCCAATTAGAACGTTTGGTGGGTGCCATTCTATTTAGATTTTCAACTAAAGTGACGATATCAACCGAAGGTCCTCCGCTAAAAACTGCCTGAATTTCATCACTTTTGGCGTCAAAAAAGGTGCGCACCAGAAACGAATTAGGTCTTCGGTCGTTTACATTTTTCATTCTGGCCAAGGCATCTATTAATTTCAGCTTTGCGTCCCGTTGATTCTGAACCATCACATCCATCCCAAGACGGTGATATTCGTACATTACTGTATGGAATTCGGCATATACATTAGACAACACCGCATCATTAAAACGGTAACGCGATTGCACCCATCGGTAGGACGCCAACCAATAAAACCACTGGATGCAGCAGTATTTACAATTTGCTTTGCAATTTCAAAATACTCCGCACCTCCGTTTTGTGAATAGGTAGCTGCATCGAGTCCGATAATAGT
This genomic stretch from Ulvibacter sp. MAR_2010_11 harbors:
- a CDS encoding DUF4835 family protein, which encodes MYEYHRLGMDVMVQNQRDAKLKLIDALARMKNVNDRRPNSFLVRTFFDAKSDEIQAVFSGGPSVDIVTLVENLNRMAPTKRSNWTEIKF